In Actinomadura citrea, a single window of DNA contains:
- a CDS encoding MFS transporter: MFRSLRNHNFRLYTAGQVVSNTGTWMQRIAQDWLVLDLAHGSGTALGITTGLQFLPMLLFGLWGGIIADRYSKRRVLMLTQVSMGLLALVLGLLAISGTAQVWHVYVLAFGLGVATVVDNPTRQSFVVEMVGRRDLPNAIALNSATFNGARLLGPAVAGVLIALIGTGPVFLVNAASFGAVLFGIYAMRTDELSQAAPVKRAKGQLREGLRYVRGRRDLMLVLILIGFLATFGMNFSTTVALVAKQVFHTDASAFGLASSMLALGALGGALLAARRVARPRLRLLVAMGLAFGALEVLTGLMPTYWSFLALLVPTGIAMMTIMTAANASVQLGVAPEMRGRVMALYMLVFLGTNPLGAPAVGWLAEHFGARASLVLGGLISVVAALAVGALALRWRTDEQRGTADERTAARPARARFRRARVAER; the protein is encoded by the coding sequence ATGTTCCGCTCCCTCCGCAACCACAACTTCCGCCTGTACACCGCGGGCCAGGTCGTCTCCAACACCGGGACCTGGATGCAGCGGATCGCGCAGGACTGGCTCGTCCTCGATCTCGCCCACGGCAGCGGTACCGCGCTCGGCATCACGACCGGCCTGCAGTTCCTGCCGATGCTGCTGTTCGGCCTGTGGGGCGGCATCATCGCCGACCGCTACTCCAAACGCCGCGTGCTGATGCTGACGCAGGTGTCGATGGGCCTGCTCGCGCTGGTCCTCGGCCTCCTCGCGATCTCCGGCACGGCGCAGGTGTGGCACGTGTACGTGCTGGCGTTCGGGCTCGGCGTCGCGACCGTCGTGGACAACCCGACCCGCCAGTCGTTCGTGGTCGAGATGGTCGGCAGGCGCGACCTGCCGAACGCGATCGCGCTGAACAGCGCCACCTTCAACGGCGCACGGCTGCTCGGCCCGGCCGTCGCCGGGGTGCTGATCGCGCTGATCGGCACCGGGCCGGTCTTCCTGGTGAACGCCGCGTCGTTCGGCGCCGTCCTGTTCGGCATCTACGCCATGCGGACGGACGAGCTGAGCCAGGCCGCCCCCGTCAAGCGCGCCAAGGGCCAGCTTCGGGAGGGGCTCCGCTATGTGCGCGGGCGCCGAGACCTGATGCTCGTGCTCATCCTCATCGGCTTCCTCGCGACGTTCGGCATGAACTTCAGCACCACGGTCGCCCTGGTGGCGAAGCAGGTCTTCCACACCGACGCCTCCGCCTTCGGCCTGGCGTCCAGCATGCTGGCGCTGGGCGCGCTCGGCGGCGCCCTGCTGGCCGCCCGCAGGGTCGCCCGGCCCCGGCTGCGGCTGCTGGTGGCGATGGGACTGGCGTTCGGGGCGCTGGAGGTCCTCACCGGCCTGATGCCGACGTACTGGTCGTTCCTGGCGCTGCTGGTGCCGACCGGGATCGCGATGATGACGATCATGACGGCGGCGAACGCGTCCGTCCAGCTCGGTGTCGCGCCCGAGATGCGCGGCCGCGTCATGGCCCTCTACATGCTGGTCTTCCTCGGGACGAACCCGCTGGGCGCGCCCGCGGTCGGCTGGCTGGCCGAGCACTTCGGCGCGCGGGCCTCCCTCGTCCTCGGCGGGCTGATCTCCGTGGTCGCCGCCCTCGCCGTGGGCGCCCTGGCCCTGCGGTGGAGGACCGACGAGCAGAGGGGGACGGCGGACGAGCGCACGGCCGCGCGTCCCGCCCGGGCCCGGTTCCGCCGCGCCCGGGTCGCCGAGCGGTAA
- a CDS encoding MarR family transcriptional regulator: protein MTMPPIRGRTASAPGLAEELRISIARLSRRLRTLRPSAAGEGGPSPLSLTQFAALAAIERHGSMTPRELADHEKVQPPSMTRVIAYLEERGLVARSPHPTDGRQVVLNATEEGAALLADERRRKEAWLAMRLGELTDEEREILRRAAPVIDKLSRS from the coding sequence ATGACAATGCCACCGATCCGCGGCCGTACGGCGTCCGCGCCCGGGCTGGCCGAGGAGCTGCGCATCTCGATCGCGCGGCTGTCGCGCCGGCTGCGCACGCTGCGGCCGTCCGCGGCGGGCGAGGGCGGCCCGAGCCCGCTGTCGCTCACGCAGTTCGCCGCGCTCGCCGCCATCGAGCGGCACGGGTCGATGACGCCCCGCGAGCTGGCCGACCACGAGAAGGTGCAGCCGCCCTCGATGACCCGCGTCATCGCCTACCTGGAGGAGCGGGGGCTCGTCGCGCGCAGCCCGCACCCGACCGACGGGCGCCAGGTCGTGCTGAACGCCACCGAGGAGGGCGCCGCCCTGCTCGCCGACGAGCGCCGCCGCAAGGAGGCCTGGCTCGCCATGCGCCTCGGCGAGCTGACCGACGAGGAGCGGGAGATCCTCCGCCGCGCAGCCCCCGTCATCGACAAACTCAGCCGTTCCTGA
- a CDS encoding class II glutamine amidotransferase produces MCGLFGVVRSPFAADPGRASDVFVMLGALAEERGTDSAGLALIGAPPGLGGGGCRVVKGRGRFSGVWRPEFLSGLDRAAVAIGHTRWATQGSPAEAANASPMVVPGRSATVVGTHNGDIDVAGLRKRFAPPPASGVTDSEPIFQLLAGRRAPAEITGVLQALVGRVALAWVERDRPTEVHLARGALSPLAMAVDTDQNIYWGSNPRWFREVERHTRVRFATVVLLREGTYLKVGMERRPGRRDLPEVLATADFVPTARDTDMDPRVWTGFTPADTAADQAGLLHHVVERAGGTGGLLTVA; encoded by the coding sequence ATGTGCGGATTGTTCGGGGTGGTGCGCTCGCCGTTCGCGGCCGACCCGGGTCGGGCGTCGGACGTGTTCGTCATGCTGGGCGCGCTCGCCGAGGAGCGGGGGACCGACTCGGCCGGCCTGGCGCTGATCGGCGCCCCGCCGGGGCTCGGCGGCGGGGGCTGCCGGGTGGTGAAGGGACGCGGCCGGTTCTCGGGGGTCTGGCGGCCGGAGTTCCTGTCCGGGCTGGACCGCGCGGCCGTGGCCATCGGGCACACTCGATGGGCCACGCAGGGATCCCCGGCGGAGGCGGCCAACGCCAGCCCCATGGTCGTCCCCGGGCGGTCGGCCACGGTCGTCGGCACGCACAACGGCGACATCGACGTGGCCGGCCTGCGGAAGCGGTTCGCGCCGCCGCCCGCGTCCGGCGTCACCGACAGCGAGCCGATCTTCCAGCTGCTGGCCGGCCGCCGGGCCCCGGCCGAGATCACCGGCGTCCTCCAGGCCCTGGTCGGACGGGTCGCGCTGGCATGGGTCGAGCGCGACCGCCCCACCGAGGTGCACCTGGCGCGCGGCGCGCTCAGCCCGCTCGCGATGGCCGTGGACACCGACCAGAACATCTACTGGGGGTCCAACCCGCGCTGGTTCCGGGAGGTCGAACGGCACACCCGGGTCCGGTTCGCCACCGTCGTGCTGCTGCGCGAGGGCACCTATCTGAAGGTCGGCATGGAGCGCCGGCCCGGGCGCCGCGACCTGCCCGAGGTCCTCGCGACGGCGGACTTCGTGCCCACGGCGCGGGACACCGACATGGACCCGCGCGTCTGGACGGGCTTCACTCCGGCCGACACCGCGGCCGACCAGGCCGGCCTGCTCCACCATGTGGTGGAACGGGCGGGCGGCACCGGCGGTCTGCTGACCGTCGCCTGA
- a CDS encoding sacsin N-terminal ATP-binding-like domain-containing protein produces the protein MEDEFGARALRERVLRAWAESPARFREDANAEEDHALGGYRDRVVIELAQNAADAARRAAAPGRLRLTLRTGGEPLLIAANTGAPLDAAGVEALSTLRASAKRDEPAAAGRFGVGFAAVVAVSDTPAVASGTAGVEWSLPRARELVGGIAGLAEELGRRGGHVPLLRLPFALERAPEVPAGFDTVVRLPLRDDAVEPVRRQLRQVGAALLLALPALEHVEVDVDGDVRTLTAERRAPGEVAIDGGLWRTVEEHGEIPAALLRDRPVEERGRPFWQVRWALPEDGLPEGTPSVLHAPTPSDERLDLPALLIASFPLAPDRRHVAPGALTDFLVDRAAGAYVRLLGELPVSPRVLELVPGPIAAAELDARIRRGIRERLPEAPVLPHRTRGRDAVAVDAPAAFVEVLGGRDARGDVEKDIEKGIEGDTDVVVGGLLPPEWPARSPALAALGVRRVELADVIDELAAVDREPAWWHRVYEALAGASTEALGALPVPLAGGAGRVVRGPRGLLIADGVDPAGLDALGLRFVHPEAVHPILARLGAVEAGPRAVLADAAVRAAVEESFDADDPDAVAEAVLGLVAAAHADPGDEPWLAELALPGDDGELYPAGELLLPQSPLRGLMADDAPFGVVDGEVLERWGAETLMAAGVLDGFALAKAEDVNLTGLADEAESLDLDDEDLWADEVLRRIGEQDLPPLVPEFTAVRDLELVDDWAAALRVLAAPPWRSAIVDPAHAALHNGRRVAVPSYTAWWLSRRPVLDGRRPGEFRLGGDEALAGLYDVAPQGLDEHLLLALGVRTSLVELLDEPGGAQELLDRLGDARRSVGRAQLGGLWTALADAPDAAVEPPDRVRAVVDGGVEVADAADALVLDGPDVLPLLEGQPLVIAAQGRDARLAELLDLPLAGEEIPGLVESDGERRSVPEAVRAVLPDAPADYLAHERLVVDGQDVPWWTRDGRVHASGVASLARALAWSTGNWGDRLLLEAVLRAPETLPLLLAEDDLEP, from the coding sequence ATGGAGGACGAGTTCGGCGCGCGGGCGCTGCGTGAGCGGGTCCTGCGCGCCTGGGCCGAGTCCCCGGCGCGCTTCCGCGAGGACGCCAACGCCGAGGAGGACCACGCGCTCGGCGGCTACCGCGACCGCGTCGTCATCGAGCTGGCGCAGAACGCCGCCGACGCCGCCCGGCGCGCCGCCGCGCCCGGCCGCCTCAGGCTGACGCTGCGCACCGGCGGGGAGCCGCTGCTGATCGCGGCGAACACGGGCGCGCCGCTGGACGCCGCCGGCGTGGAGGCCCTCTCGACGCTCCGCGCCTCGGCCAAGCGCGACGAGCCGGCCGCCGCCGGCCGCTTCGGCGTGGGCTTCGCCGCCGTCGTCGCCGTGAGCGACACCCCGGCCGTCGCGTCCGGGACGGCGGGCGTCGAGTGGTCGCTGCCGCGGGCCAGGGAACTGGTCGGGGGGATCGCGGGCCTGGCCGAGGAGCTGGGGCGGCGCGGCGGGCACGTGCCGCTGCTGCGCCTGCCGTTCGCCCTGGAGCGGGCCCCCGAGGTCCCGGCGGGCTTCGACACCGTCGTGCGGCTGCCGCTGCGGGACGACGCGGTCGAGCCGGTCCGGAGGCAGCTCCGGCAGGTGGGGGCGGCGCTCCTGCTGGCGCTGCCCGCGCTTGAGCACGTCGAGGTCGACGTCGACGGGGACGTCCGGACGCTGACCGCCGAACGGCGCGCCCCGGGCGAGGTGGCCATCGACGGCGGCCTGTGGCGGACGGTCGAGGAGCACGGGGAGATCCCCGCGGCGCTCCTGCGGGACCGTCCCGTGGAGGAGCGGGGGCGGCCGTTCTGGCAGGTGCGGTGGGCCCTGCCCGAGGACGGGCTGCCCGAGGGCACGCCCAGCGTGCTGCACGCGCCGACGCCGAGCGATGAGCGCCTCGACCTGCCCGCGTTGCTCATAGCGTCGTTCCCGCTCGCGCCTGACCGGCGGCACGTCGCGCCCGGCGCGCTGACCGATTTCCTCGTCGACCGGGCCGCCGGCGCCTATGTGCGGCTGCTGGGCGAGCTGCCCGTCTCCCCGAGGGTGCTGGAGCTCGTGCCGGGGCCGATCGCCGCCGCCGAGCTGGACGCGCGGATCCGGCGGGGGATCCGGGAACGGCTCCCGGAGGCGCCCGTCCTGCCCCACCGGACGCGGGGGCGCGACGCGGTCGCCGTGGACGCGCCCGCCGCGTTCGTCGAGGTGCTCGGCGGCCGGGACGCCAGGGGGGACGTCGAGAAGGACATCGAGAAGGGCATCGAGGGGGACACGGACGTGGTCGTCGGCGGCCTGCTGCCGCCGGAGTGGCCCGCGCGGAGCCCGGCGCTGGCGGCGCTCGGCGTGCGCCGGGTCGAACTGGCCGACGTGATCGACGAGCTGGCCGCTGTGGACCGGGAACCGGCGTGGTGGCACCGGGTGTACGAGGCGCTCGCCGGGGCCTCCACGGAGGCGCTGGGGGCTCTCCCGGTGCCGCTGGCGGGTGGGGCGGGGCGCGTGGTGCGGGGGCCGCGCGGGCTGCTGATCGCGGACGGCGTCGATCCCGCGGGCCTGGACGCGCTGGGGCTGCGCTTCGTCCACCCGGAGGCCGTGCACCCGATCCTGGCGCGGCTCGGCGCGGTCGAGGCGGGGCCGCGGGCCGTGCTGGCGGACGCCGCCGTGCGGGCGGCCGTCGAGGAGTCCTTCGACGCCGACGATCCCGACGCGGTCGCCGAGGCCGTGCTGGGGCTGGTCGCGGCCGCGCACGCCGATCCCGGCGACGAGCCGTGGCTGGCCGAGCTGGCCCTGCCCGGCGACGACGGCGAGCTCTACCCGGCGGGCGAGCTGCTGCTGCCGCAGAGCCCGCTGCGGGGGCTCATGGCCGATGACGCGCCGTTCGGCGTCGTGGACGGCGAGGTCCTGGAGCGGTGGGGCGCGGAGACGCTCATGGCCGCCGGCGTCCTGGACGGGTTCGCGCTGGCCAAGGCCGAGGACGTCAATCTCACGGGCCTCGCCGACGAGGCCGAGAGCCTCGACCTCGACGACGAGGACCTGTGGGCGGACGAGGTGCTGCGCCGGATCGGCGAGCAGGACCTCCCGCCGCTCGTGCCCGAGTTCACGGCGGTCCGCGACCTCGAACTCGTCGACGACTGGGCGGCGGCGCTCAGGGTTCTCGCCGCACCGCCGTGGCGGTCCGCGATCGTGGATCCCGCCCATGCCGCCCTGCACAACGGGCGGCGTGTCGCCGTCCCGTCCTACACGGCGTGGTGGCTGAGCCGCCGTCCCGTTCTGGACGGGCGCAGGCCCGGCGAGTTCCGCCTGGGCGGCGACGAGGCGCTGGCAGGGCTCTACGACGTCGCGCCGCAGGGCCTGGACGAGCACCTCCTGCTCGCCCTGGGCGTCCGCACGTCACTGGTGGAACTGCTCGACGAGCCCGGGGGCGCGCAGGAACTGCTCGATCGCCTGGGCGATGCCCGGCGGTCGGTGGGGCGGGCCCAGCTGGGCGGGCTCTGGACGGCGCTGGCCGACGCCCCGGACGCGGCCGTCGAACCGCCCGACCGTGTGCGGGCGGTCGTGGACGGCGGCGTCGAGGTGGCCGACGCGGCGGACGCCCTCGTCCTCGACGGCCCGGACGTCCTCCCCCTCCTCGAAGGGCAGCCCCTCGTCATCGCGGCGCAGGGCCGCGACGCGCGCCTCGCCGAACTCCTGGACCTGCCGCTCGCCGGGGAGGAGATCCCGGGCCTCGTGGAGTCGGACGGCGAGAGGCGTTCCGTCCCCGAGGCCGTCAGGGCGGTCCTGCCCGACGCCCCCGCCGACTACCTCGCCCATGAGCGCCTCGTCGTGGACGGCCAGGACGTCCCGTGGTGGACGAGGGACGGCCGGGTCCACGCGAGCGGCGTCGCCAGCCTGGCGCGGGCGCTCGCCTGGTCCACCGGGAACTGGGGCGACCGGCTCCTGCTGGAGGCCGTCCTGCGCGCCCCCGAGACCCTGCCCCTCCTGCTCGCCGAGGACGACCTGGAGCCCTAG
- the serC gene encoding phosphoserine transaminase, translated as MTDSANPTIDIPADLRPADGRFGCGPSKVRPEQLAALAESGSTYMGTSHRQKPVKSLVGRVREGLAELFSLPEGYEVLLSNGGTTAFWDAAAFGLVRQRSQHLTFGEFSSKFAKVTTGAPWLGDPTVISAPPGTHPEASAEADVDVYALTHNETSTGVAMPIKRPAGTTARDGLVLVDATSGAGGLPVDVSETDVYYFAPQKCFAADGGLWVALASPAALERIDEIASSDRYVPEFFNLKTVVDNSAKDQTYNTPAVATLLLLAEQIEWMNGQGGLHWTTSRTADSSQRLYTWAEKTSYTTPFVVDPAQRSQVVGTIDFNDEVDAAAVAKTLRANGIVDTEPYRKLGRNQLRIGMFPAIDPADVEALTACVDYVVERL; from the coding sequence GTGACCGACAGCGCGAATCCCACCATCGACATTCCCGCCGATCTCAGGCCCGCCGACGGCCGTTTCGGGTGCGGTCCCTCCAAGGTCCGTCCCGAGCAGCTCGCCGCCCTGGCCGAGTCCGGCTCGACCTACATGGGCACCTCGCACCGGCAGAAGCCGGTGAAATCCCTCGTCGGCCGCGTCCGGGAGGGGCTGGCCGAGCTCTTCTCGCTGCCCGAGGGGTACGAGGTCCTGCTCAGCAACGGCGGCACCACGGCCTTCTGGGACGCGGCCGCGTTCGGCCTCGTCCGCCAGCGGTCGCAGCACCTGACCTTCGGCGAGTTCTCCAGCAAGTTCGCCAAGGTCACCACGGGCGCGCCCTGGCTGGGGGACCCCACCGTCATCTCCGCCCCGCCCGGAACGCACCCCGAGGCGTCCGCCGAGGCGGACGTGGACGTCTACGCGCTCACCCACAACGAGACCTCGACCGGCGTCGCCATGCCGATCAAGCGCCCGGCGGGCACGACCGCGCGGGACGGCCTCGTCCTGGTGGACGCCACGTCCGGCGCGGGCGGCCTCCCCGTGGACGTGTCCGAGACCGACGTCTACTACTTCGCTCCGCAGAAGTGCTTCGCGGCGGACGGCGGCCTGTGGGTCGCGCTCGCGTCCCCGGCGGCGCTTGAGCGGATCGACGAGATCGCCTCGTCCGACCGGTACGTCCCGGAGTTCTTCAACCTGAAGACGGTCGTCGACAACTCCGCCAAGGACCAGACGTACAACACCCCGGCCGTGGCCACGCTGCTGCTGCTCGCCGAGCAGATCGAGTGGATGAACGGGCAGGGCGGCCTCCACTGGACGACGTCCCGCACGGCCGACTCGTCCCAGCGGCTCTACACGTGGGCCGAGAAGACGTCGTACACGACGCCGTTCGTGGTCGACCCGGCGCAGCGCTCGCAGGTCGTCGGCACGATCGACTTCAACGACGAGGTGGACGCGGCGGCCGTGGCCAAGACGCTGCGCGCCAACGGCATCGTCGACACCGAGCCGTACCGCAAGCTGGGCCGCAACCAGCTGCGCATCGGCATGTTCCCCGCGATCGACCCGGCCGACGTCGAGGCGCTGACCGCCTGCGTCGACTACGTCGTCGAGCGCCTCTGA
- a CDS encoding prepilin peptidase, producing MVALVLVPVGLVVGLLAAPLAAPYVGDVPRRHRVVLGLVTAALFGVLGWRVGFEPVLPALLYLAAVGTLLGFIDVGVKRLPDRFTLPSYGIAPALLAAAAPFTEDGLQRCEHALVGMAALFALYFAQALAVPSGIGLGDVKLSGVLGLYLGWFGQDAWVVGLLVTYLLGGLVAVGIMIVRRSRKGEFPFGPSMLAGALVAVLSFAAATG from the coding sequence ATGGTCGCGTTGGTGCTGGTGCCCGTCGGGCTCGTCGTCGGCCTGCTCGCGGCGCCGCTGGCGGCGCCGTACGTCGGTGACGTCCCACGCCGGCACCGCGTCGTCCTGGGCCTGGTCACCGCGGCGCTCTTCGGCGTGCTCGGGTGGCGGGTCGGGTTCGAGCCCGTCCTGCCCGCGCTGCTGTACCTCGCGGCCGTGGGCACGCTCCTGGGCTTCATCGACGTCGGCGTCAAGCGGCTGCCCGACCGGTTCACGCTCCCCTCCTACGGCATCGCGCCGGCGCTCCTCGCGGCGGCCGCGCCGTTCACCGAGGACGGCCTGCAGCGGTGCGAGCACGCGCTCGTCGGCATGGCCGCACTGTTCGCCCTGTACTTCGCGCAGGCGCTCGCGGTCCCGTCCGGGATCGGGCTGGGGGACGTCAAGCTGTCCGGCGTGCTCGGCCTGTACCTCGGCTGGTTCGGGCAGGACGCGTGGGTCGTCGGCCTGCTGGTGACCTACCTGCTCGGCGGCCTCGTGGCCGTGGGCATCATGATCGTCCGCCGTTCACGCAAGGGCGAGTTCCCGTTCGGCCCCTCCATGCTCGCCGGTGCGCTCGTCGCGGTGCTGTCCTTCGCCGCCGCGACCGGCTGA
- the thpR gene encoding RNA 2',3'-cyclic phosphodiesterase, producing MRLFVALVPPPDVLDELAEAVRPHLGTVSELRWIRRDLMHVTLTFLDEVDDRTLERLLPRLERAVRRHERMTLSLAGAGAFPGNGAHARVLWTGLYGDRRALARLAASTTAAGRRVGTIPDKHRGFRPHMTLARSRRPVDVRSLVEALSSFAGMPWTADSVHLMRSHLPGKDNTELAYEPLMTWPLRHSSGGGGAGRSASGGPQGTP from the coding sequence ATGAGGCTTTTCGTGGCGCTCGTCCCGCCGCCGGACGTCCTGGACGAGCTCGCGGAGGCCGTCCGGCCCCATCTCGGCACGGTCTCCGAGCTGCGCTGGATCCGGCGCGATCTGATGCACGTCACGCTGACGTTCCTCGACGAGGTCGACGACCGCACCCTGGAGCGCCTGCTCCCGAGGCTGGAACGCGCCGTCCGCCGCCACGAGCGGATGACGCTGTCGCTGGCGGGCGCGGGCGCGTTCCCCGGCAACGGCGCGCACGCCCGAGTCCTGTGGACGGGCCTGTACGGCGACCGCCGCGCCCTGGCGAGGCTGGCCGCCTCCACCACCGCCGCGGGCCGCCGCGTCGGGACGATCCCCGACAAGCACCGCGGCTTCCGCCCGCACATGACGCTGGCGCGGTCGCGGCGCCCGGTGGACGTGCGGTCGCTCGTCGAGGCGCTGTCATCGTTCGCGGGCATGCCGTGGACGGCGGACTCGGTCCACCTGATGCGCAGCCACCTGCCCGGCAAGGACAACACCGAGCTGGCGTACGAGCCGCTGATGACGTGGCCGCTGCGTCACAGCTCCGGCGGCGGAGGGGCGGGACGGTCGGCGTCCGGAGGGCCCCAGGGGACGCCGTAG
- a CDS encoding DUF2530 domain-containing protein, whose translation MSPPRRPDPPPMQTNDVRIAAAGALAWAVALVVLLIVGLPAEDRWWLWVCCAGIVIGLFGVWYTPRLQAGRARQEADRAAKREASR comes from the coding sequence ATGAGCCCTCCGCGCCGCCCGGATCCGCCGCCGATGCAGACCAACGACGTCCGCATCGCGGCCGCCGGGGCGCTCGCCTGGGCGGTGGCGCTCGTCGTGCTGCTGATCGTCGGACTGCCGGCGGAGGACCGCTGGTGGCTCTGGGTGTGCTGCGCCGGCATCGTGATCGGGCTGTTCGGCGTGTGGTACACCCCGAGGCTCCAGGCCGGGCGGGCCCGGCAGGAGGCCGACCGCGCCGCCAAGCGCGAGGCGTCCCGCTAG
- a CDS encoding TetR-like C-terminal domain-containing protein, whose amino-acid sequence MPRMGLSPDAVVDAAVAVVDAEGPGALTLAAVAGRAGVATPSLYKHVRNLAELRHLVTARVLEELAGRLGEAALGRSGDDAVRALMYAYRAYVVEHPGRYGAMEQTAAPEGGSVGDAAERLLNILYGALRGYALEGPELVHAARCLRSAVHGFAVLEAAGGFGLPADLEASYELLITMVIGGLAGRGRVA is encoded by the coding sequence ATGCCCCGTATGGGACTGTCGCCCGACGCGGTCGTGGACGCCGCCGTCGCCGTCGTGGACGCCGAGGGCCCCGGTGCCCTCACCCTGGCGGCGGTGGCGGGAAGGGCCGGGGTCGCGACACCCTCCCTGTACAAGCATGTCCGCAATCTCGCCGAGTTGCGACACCTGGTGACCGCGCGCGTCCTGGAAGAGCTCGCCGGACGGCTCGGGGAGGCCGCGCTCGGGCGGTCCGGCGACGACGCCGTCCGGGCGCTGATGTACGCCTACCGGGCGTACGTGGTGGAGCATCCGGGCCGCTACGGGGCGATGGAGCAGACGGCGGCCCCGGAGGGCGGCTCGGTGGGCGACGCCGCGGAGCGGCTGCTGAACATCCTGTACGGGGCCTTGCGCGGCTACGCCCTGGAAGGGCCGGAACTCGTCCACGCGGCGCGCTGCCTGCGCTCGGCCGTCCACGGGTTCGCCGTCCTGGAGGCGGCGGGCGGTTTCGGACTGCCCGCGGACCTGGAGGCCAGTTATGAGCTGCTCATCACGATGGTCATCGGCGGACTGGCGGGCCGGGGCCGCGTAGCCTGA